A window of the Misgurnus anguillicaudatus unplaced genomic scaffold, ASM2758022v2 HiC_scaffold_32, whole genome shotgun sequence genome harbors these coding sequences:
- the LOC129453575 gene encoding U6 snRNA-associated Sm-like protein LSm3: MADDVEQPPATNTVEEPLDLIRLSLDERIYVKMRNDRELRGRLHAYDQHLNMILGDVEETVTTVEIDEETYEEIYKSTKRNIPMLFVRGDGVVLVAPPLRVG; the protein is encoded by the exons ATGGCGGACGACGTGGAGCAG CCACCGGCAACAAACACAGTTGAAGAGCCTCTGGATCTGATCCGTCTGAGTTTAGATGAGAGGATTTATGTGAAGATGAGAAATGACAGAGAGCTGCGCGGCAGACTGCAC GCCTACGatcagcacttaaacatgatcCTGGGTGATGTGGAGGAGACGGTCACCACTGTGGAAATCGATGAAGAGACGTATGAGGAAATTTACAAG TCAACGAAGAGAAATATCCCCATGTTGTTTGTTCGAGGGGATGGAGTCGTGTTAGTCGCCCCTCCGCTGAGAGTCGGATAA